The stretch of DNA GCGGCAACAGGATTTTGAGATGCTCATACTGGGCACGAATCTGCGATTCCTCGCCCGTGCGCATCCACCAATCGTAGACCGCCAGAATCAGGTACATCGGCCATTCGGTGGGCCACGTTCGGTTGGCGATCAGATAATCGACGGTATAGCGAGCCAGCGTCGGGGCATCATCAAGCGCAAGATGGCACTGCTGCTGGATCCACGCATCCGCCTCATAGGGGGCACGTTCGCGCGTCCAGGAATCGGCGTAGATATTGCCGTTGCAGGCATCGATGGTCCGGGCGCAAAGCGACCAGACGTCGTTCAGCGTCGGGTTCGAAGAGCGGAAATTCGCGTCCCCTGTCGTCTTGGGGTAGATCAACGACGCAACTTCAATTTCAAGCTCTCCCGAATCGATGAGTTCGGTTACGTTTAACCAAGAATCATTTGCGCCGTGGAATCCAGCCACGTCTGTACCATCTTGATCCTCTGAACGACAGAAGGTGTGAGCTTGTGCCCCACCTTGCATGGTTTGGCCATTTTGTGCAGCAGAATCATCATTACCACAAGAGTCAGGGTTATAGAGCTCGTTGCCGTCTACGGCATGAAGCTCTACATAGCGGAAAACGCGCATTCCCCACGTTTCCAGCGCTTTGTCAGCCTCCTTGTCGCTTTCACCACTGTCATCCGTTGGCCTGATATGCCAGCGATCCTCATAGACGTTGGAGGTGTCGAGACGGTACTTCACCGAGCCGTCGGCATTGCACACCTCGCCATATCGAATGTCCAATTCCAACGATTCCGGGCAATGCGAACGCACCCGCACACCACCAATCTGCACACCGCCGAAATCGAGCACCGCTCCCCTGTCTGGCAGGCGGGAAATAACAACCGGGCGGCAATAACGCAGCCGCAACTTGTCGGTTGGCGTCGGTTCAAGCCTTGCAAATCGAGGCTTTGCAACTGCGGCACTCCACAAAGAATCGTCAAAACCCGGTTCATCAAAACCGAATGGATAATGTTGCGAATCAATGTTTTCGGCAGGTGCCTGAAAATACTGTGTGCCTATCGAAGCGCTGTCCGGGTAGACGCCAGCTCCTGGCATGGCCTTCCAGCTTGAACCAGTACCGTAATGACGCACTTCGCCGTCAATAAATTCGACATCGAGCTGAGCGGCAAAACGCTGGTCTTCAAGCGTGTACGCAACCACACCCAGGGCGTTGGCTCCCGAATGCAGCAAAGCCGTGACATCATAGCCATCCACACGGGCTTCATCGCCAATCGGAAACACCGGACCGCAGCCGACAAACGAGCCATTGGTCCACATCCGATAGACGAATTGCCGGGCCGGGCGCGTGGAAGATCCAGTCGCATACAATGTCGCCCACAATATGGGTTTATTAGGCAGCGTGAATTCGTTGCGCAGAAAAGCCCAGCCCCGCGAGTTTCCGACATTTTCAGGAATGCCCGAAACATCAGCCCAAATCGGCGTCGCCTGCCATTGCGGTCCCGGCCACGTACCGAAAGTAGCTGGTGCGGCCCATCCGGATGCTCCATTAGCTTCAGTGTCGAATTTATCGGCACTTTCTTCACCTTCGGCATCCTTGCCTGTACAAACCACCCTGCTCGCTTTAGAAGAGACATCATCGAAAACCGTCTTGTTCTCAACGATTCGAGACGTATTGACCGCACCTGCTTTCGCGGGTTTTGCGTGATCACGCCACAAACGAACCGATGCCCAATAACGTTTCCCCGGTTCAAGCGGTGTCCCAGCCAACGCAACGCCTTCGAAACCGTTATCGAGCACCTTGCCGCTATCCCAGATATCGCCAACGCCAGCCGTGGCCTTTGCAAGGGTGCTTGCGACAATTACCCGATAAGCCACAACATCAGTGATTTCGGCTCCAGCACCGCTTTCCCGCCATCGAAGCACAGGATTGGAACCGCAAGTCAGATCGACGGGAGCGATCCTATCGTCTATCAAAATTTGTATCACAAATAATCACGCTACCTTGTGCATCTTACGAAATTCACGCCAAATCCCACAATAATAAGGAAAACCGCCTTATATTCCGGAACCTTGCCGTCGCTATCGGAGCACGGCACCGGCGCCAAGCCGCTTATTGCCGGTAATCGCTCATCGACGAGAAGAGGCCGGACATGCCACCGCCACCACCCGCGGGCTTTTCGCTGTCGCCGGTGTAGAGCTCAATCAGCTTCTTGTCGCCGGACTCACGCGCCAGCGCCTCGAAGAGCACGTCGGCCTGCCAACGCGCCGAAGCCCAGACGATATACCAGATGATGCCGGTGAACAGCAGCCCGGTGATGATCGGCGAGCTTGCCATGCCCCAGAAATAGCCGAAGACGGCAAGTCCGCTGATCACGACCATATAGATTCGCCTGGCCGAAAGCAGCACGCCGTTTTTGACGACCGCATACCATTTCGCGTTCGGGTATTCCACGACGAGCACCAGCGAGACCAGCAGCGATTGGATGAGAAAGATGATGCAAATGGAAAGGATCGGGACCATCACGGCGCCGAAACCGAGTTTCACCATAATCTGCATGGAATAGGAGAACGTGAAGATGAAGAACCCGTAAATCGCACCCTGCACGATCGCACGGGGAAGCAGACGGATAAAAGCACGGAAATACGGGCGAATGCAGGCCGCGGTATCGTCCGGCGCGACGTAAGGACCGGCAATCCAGTCGGGAGGCCGATAGCCTTCGTCAAGCATGCGGGCCCGACGTTTGCTCGCGCGCCCAAAGAGTGTCGGCTGGTCACGGAAAAGCGCGAAGCCGGCCGCGATGCCGGGCGAACTCAAGACAAGGGCCAGCGTAAGGGCCGGGTAATAGTCCAGATTCTGCACCACCACCCAGATGGCGATCAGGGGAATGATGCCGACAAACATGCACCAACCCGCCATCAGCAGGACGTAGACGCTGCCCGCTATCAGGCCGAAAGCCTCACCGAGGTTATGGTTCTTGCCATTGGACGTTGCCGCCATCACGCACTTCCTTCCGCCTTGAGCTTTGACCCGTTCCAGAATGCATATCCGACATCGTAAAGTTTATCGCTTTGTGTTGTTGCCTATCACAATAGAGACAATGGTACGAAAATCCGATGTATGCGACGCAATGAAATCACTGCAAGTAGCACACATCGGATTCTCGCCTTTCATGGAATTCAGCTATATCAGCCCTTCATACCGGAGGTTGCGATGCCTTCGATGAACTGCTTCTGGCCGATGAGGAAGACGATGATGATCGGGAGCACCGAGATGACGGAGCCAGTCATGATCATCGCGTAATCCGCGTTGTACTGGGAGATGAACTGCTTCAAGCCGATCTGAATGGTCCACAGGTTTGCGGAACGCAAGTAGATCAACGGGCCCATGTAGTCATTCCACGTGTTGGTGAAGGTGATGATCGCCAACGCCGCGATCGACGGGCCGGAAAGCGGGAGCACGATCTTCCAGTAGATGCCGAACTCGCTCAGGCCGTCGAGTCTTGCCGCCTCCGACAAATCCTCGGGTATCGTGTCGTAGAACTGTTTCATCATGAACACGCCGAACGCGCCGAACGCCTGCAGCAAAATGATGGACCAACGGGTGTCGGAGAGGCCGACGGCCGCGATCATCTTGAACTGCGGAATCATGTAGGCCTGCCACGGCACGGCCATCGTCGCGATGTAGACGAGGAACAGGGCGTTGTGGCCGCGGAACGGAATCTTCGAGAAGCCGTACGCAGCGAACGAACCGGTGAATACCTGCAAGGCCGTGACGATAATCGCGAAGAACAAGGTGTTCAGAATCCACGTGGTCATGTTGGACTTCGTCCAAATAGCCGCGTAATTATGCCATTGCCATACCGAAGGGAACCACTTGATCGGAACGGTATAGACTTCGTTGTTCGGCTTCAGGGACGAAAGAACCATCCAGAAGAACGGCAGCAAAGTGAACGCGGCCACCACGATCATGGCAAGATAACCGACAACCTTGCCGATGATCTTGAGCGGGGATACGGGCTTTTTGTTGAAGGGGACCTCGGGTGACACGGCACCGGCCTCAGCCAATTGAGGAGCTACAGCTTGTGCAGACATATTAGTCCTCCTTCGAATTGTTGTACCAGAACTGAATCAGCGTGACCACCATGCAGATGAACAGCAGCACCAAAGACACTGCCGAAGCATAGCCGTAATCGCCGTTGTCGAAGGCCACCGAGTAGATGTACTGGGCCAGCACTTCTGTGGTCGTTCCAGGCCCGCCATCTGTCATGATCAATGTCAAATCCAAGATCTTGAACGAGCCTATCGTCAATGTGACCATCACGAAGAACAGTGTCGGACGCATGCACGGCACGGTGACATGCCAGAAACGCTTCCATCCGTTCGCGCCGTCCAGCTCCGCCGCCTCGTACAATTCGCTGGGAATCGTCTGCAGGCCAGCCAGCAGAAGAATCATGTAGTAGCCGACCTCGCGCCACGTGCCGACGATGATGACCGCGGGCATTGCCCACTTGGTCGAACCGAGCCAGCCGGGCACATTGCCGTCGCCCACGAAAAGCTTCAGGAACTGGTTGATCGGGCCGGACTTCGGGTCGAAAAGCATGGCCCAGACCTGCGCCGCAGCCACCATCGAAGTGACATAGGGCATAAAGGCGACCGTGCGGAAGAACCCACGTCCCTTGAGCTTGGAGTTCAGCAACACCGCAAGACCGAAGGCAATCGCCAACGTCAGCGGAATATGAACCAGCGAATAGTAGAACGTGTGCCAAACGGTCTGCCAGAAGATGCGGTCGTGAACCAGACGCACCCAGTTCACCAGCCCGTTGAACACCGGCATGCCGAACGCCGACCACTTGGTGAAGGCGATGTAGAAGAGCGAAAGCACCGGAACCAGCGTCAACAGGATGAAGCCGATGAAGTTCGGTGAAATGAAGATCAGGCCGTTGCGAAGATTGCGATGCGAAATCGCCTTTGCATCCAGCTTTCCGCTTTTTTGTCGTTGCGGTTCCGGCGGTTTGTTGCGTGCCTCGACGGCGCCCGCCTCCCCTACCGCGGCGAGATCGGCGCCCACCTCGGCAACATCCGAACTAGAAGAATCTGACATCGCTGCCTCCTCCTTGAATATGCAGCCAATGCACACAAGCCACCAACCACTTCGTCCACAACGGCTTGTTGCATCTTGTCAATTTTTATTACATTAAAACAATTATTGCCTCGGCAATATAAAGACCGACCAGCCCTTATCCGGTAATCAAAGCTGCCAACCCGATACGGACTTGCCGGTCTCCCGTCTATTTGTCGCGACCGTTGCGGCTGTGGCGAACGGCCACGACAAACACAAATGATTCAGACGGTTTCACTTGGCTCAGTCAACGTTGCTGAGCACGCCCTGGTTCTTGACATCCTCCTGGCACTGCTTGATTGCAGCATCAGGCTTCGTGGTGCCAGTGAGAATCGAGGAGTTCATGGTCTTGAGAAGAGTCTGGACCGTATCGGTGGCATCGCTGACAGGAGCCTCAAGCTTCATGTCGAACTTGGACCAGGCATCCTTGGATTCCTGATCGGTGGCCATACCGTCGGCCGCAAAGAAGTCCTTGGTGACCTTGTCGTTGATGTAGGCAGGAGTCGTGGTGAGCTTGGCAAGCGTATCGGCGCCGCCTTCGCCAACGGCCCATTCAACGAACTTCTTGGCGGCTGCGGCCTTCTGGCCGGTGGACTTGGCCGAAACCATCAGGCCGGTCGGGCTGCCGAAAGTGACTGGAGAAGCAGGAATCTTCTTGCTCGGGTTCTGCGGAATCGGAGCCATGCCCCAATCGAATTTCTGGGCGTCGCCGGTCTTCTGCTGGCTCAGGAACGAAGCGGCATACCAGGTGCCCATCGGCATCATGGCCGCCTTCTGCGTACCGAACTGCGCCTGATACTGCACCTTGTTGGTGAAGGAGGTGTTGTAGTCGATGGTCAACTTCTCGTTCTGCCACTTCAAAGCACGCTGATAATAAGGCTTCATGTAGCCGAAGTCACCCTTGAGATAGGTCTTCTCGGCGGGCTGGCCGTTCTGGGCGAGCGCGAAGGACTGGGTCAGGGACTGCCAGTTGTGCTGATACATCGGATAGACGGAATTGGCGTCATATCCGGCGGCGGGCAGCTTCTTCTTCAGCTCTTCGCCGGCCTTGGTGTAGTCGTTCCAGGTCCAAGTGGCATCGGGCGTCTTGACACCGGTCTTCTTGAACATGTCCTTGTTATAGAAGAGAACCCAGTGATCGGCGCGGTACGGCAGGGCAAAGTACTTGCCATCCTTGGTCTTGTACATCGAATCGTCGAAGCTCTTGTGGCTGGCGTACTCCTTGGCGATATCACTGATATCGGCCAGACCACCGGACTTGGCATAAGTATTGTATTTGACGGTGTTCTTCAGCGGGAATACATCGGGCTGCGCGCCAGCGGAGATATCGGCGGTGAGCTGCTTGTCGTAGTCGTCTGCGCTGTATTCCTTGAGCTTGATGGTGACGTTCGGATATTCCGCTTCAAAACCATCGACGAGCTTTTGGAATTCCGGGGTCATCTTCAGCGACCACCCACCCATGGTGATTTCGGTTTTCGCGTTCTTATCGAACGCATTGGCATCCGATGCGCCGCTCTTCTGCGCGCCACCGCCGCCACAACCCGCGAGAAGCATTGCGAGCGCGGAGACCGCCGCTAAGGCACCTACTG from Bifidobacterium sp. ESL0728 encodes:
- a CDS encoding alpha-L-rhamnosidase C-terminal domain-containing protein, translating into MIDDRIAPVDLTCGSNPVLRWRESGAGAEITDVVAYRVIVASTLAKATAGVGDIWDSGKVLDNGFEGVALAGTPLEPGKRYWASVRLWRDHAKPAKAGAVNTSRIVENKTVFDDVSSKASRVVCTGKDAEGEESADKFDTEANGASGWAAPATFGTWPGPQWQATPIWADVSGIPENVGNSRGWAFLRNEFTLPNKPILWATLYATGSSTRPARQFVYRMWTNGSFVGCGPVFPIGDEARVDGYDVTALLHSGANALGVVAYTLEDQRFAAQLDVEFIDGEVRHYGTGSSWKAMPGAGVYPDSASIGTQYFQAPAENIDSQHYPFGFDEPGFDDSLWSAAVAKPRFARLEPTPTDKLRLRYCRPVVISRLPDRGAVLDFGGVQIGGVRVRSHCPESLELDIRYGEVCNADGSVKYRLDTSNVYEDRWHIRPTDDSGESDKEADKALETWGMRVFRYVELHAVDGNELYNPDSCGNDDSAAQNGQTMQGGAQAHTFCRSEDQDGTDVAGFHGANDSWLNVTELIDSGELEIEVASLIYPKTTGDANFRSSNPTLNDVWSLCARTIDACNGNIYADSWTRERAPYEADAWIQQQCHLALDDAPTLARYTVDYLIANRTWPTEWPMYLILAVYDWWMRTGEESQIRAQYEHLKILLPQRFWDNRFGLIVKDPGESSHTDGDLVDWPQSERDGFVFGRVNTVINALASQAYADMTVLAQITGEDDDAELFDNRSKRIRKGINTWLYDESQGAYCDGLVDVPRQINGKSATPHRPKPGNSLSNASEATGDGIETENRRLHNPADSTIAVDRDDCELGQAIRGLRIGHCSLHASAFVLEFGQVPEDRLPKVTDYLRSRGMACSVYTAAVYLDGLYRAGYGADANPLIAAPEGRRTWGNMLRAQGGGTMEAWDSSLKPNLTYSHPWAASPVYLLPEGLLGIRPIEPGYRTFLVMPQPGEVSEAKVSVPVRTGTITVRCRKVDSGIIPTAMDSADSSSNNAAVTAFTSDFAGPSAKSCGVNDVQSSQQGNVSDGCLQLDIDVPPDCSALVVLPSLADGSMGMVLVDRKPCGAEQIKQPRYIAGVRCLSNSWLLPPLESGHHVVRTVALPSDLIGVQ
- a CDS encoding extracellular solute-binding protein produces the protein MKVSRPVGALAAVSALAMLLAGCGGGGAQKSGASDANAFDKNAKTEITMGGWSLKMTPEFQKLVDGFEAEYPNVTIKLKEYSADDYDKQLTADISAGAQPDVFPLKNTVKYNTYAKSGGLADISDIAKEYASHKSFDDSMYKTKDGKYFALPYRADHWVLFYNKDMFKKTGVKTPDATWTWNDYTKAGEELKKKLPAAGYDANSVYPMYQHNWQSLTQSFALAQNGQPAEKTYLKGDFGYMKPYYQRALKWQNEKLTIDYNTSFTNKVQYQAQFGTQKAAMMPMGTWYAASFLSQQKTGDAQKFDWGMAPIPQNPSKKIPASPVTFGSPTGLMVSAKSTGQKAAAAKKFVEWAVGEGGADTLAKLTTTPAYINDKVTKDFFAADGMATDQESKDAWSKFDMKLEAPVSDATDTVQTLLKTMNSSILTGTTKPDAAIKQCQEDVKNQGVLSNVD
- a CDS encoding sugar ABC transporter permease — translated: MSDSSSSDVAEVGADLAAVGEAGAVEARNKPPEPQRQKSGKLDAKAISHRNLRNGLIFISPNFIGFILLTLVPVLSLFYIAFTKWSAFGMPVFNGLVNWVRLVHDRIFWQTVWHTFYYSLVHIPLTLAIAFGLAVLLNSKLKGRGFFRTVAFMPYVTSMVAAAQVWAMLFDPKSGPINQFLKLFVGDGNVPGWLGSTKWAMPAVIIVGTWREVGYYMILLLAGLQTIPSELYEAAELDGANGWKRFWHVTVPCMRPTLFFVMVTLTIGSFKILDLTLIMTDGGPGTTTEVLAQYIYSVAFDNGDYGYASAVSLVLLFICMVVTLIQFWYNNSKED
- a CDS encoding carbohydrate ABC transporter permease produces the protein MSAQAVAPQLAEAGAVSPEVPFNKKPVSPLKIIGKVVGYLAMIVVAAFTLLPFFWMVLSSLKPNNEVYTVPIKWFPSVWQWHNYAAIWTKSNMTTWILNTLFFAIIVTALQVFTGSFAAYGFSKIPFRGHNALFLVYIATMAVPWQAYMIPQFKMIAAVGLSDTRWSIILLQAFGAFGVFMMKQFYDTIPEDLSEAARLDGLSEFGIYWKIVLPLSGPSIAALAIITFTNTWNDYMGPLIYLRSANLWTIQIGLKQFISQYNADYAMIMTGSVISVLPIIIVFLIGQKQFIEGIATSGMKG